One Sediminicola sp. YIK13 DNA segment encodes these proteins:
- a CDS encoding QcrA and Rieske domain-containing protein, which translates to MRRGEFINSMGAGVLLVCSGSCMLAGCSSGDESPTVDPPGNGGGPAMVSIALSSIANIGDQTKKSSILFFKIGSGNTPSDFVATEAVCPHQGGSLVWEQNNGIIECQLHFAQYTQNGAIVQGPQNTTGNTRELKVYPITISGDTITATIS; encoded by the coding sequence ATGAGAAGAGGAGAGTTTATAAATTCAATGGGAGCAGGAGTGCTGTTGGTTTGTTCGGGTTCTTGTATGCTGGCCGGATGTAGTTCCGGTGATGAGAGTCCAACTGTTGATCCGCCCGGAAACGGAGGCGGACCTGCGATGGTAAGTATTGCTCTTTCTAGCATAGCTAATATAGGTGATCAGACTAAAAAAAGTTCGATCCTATTTTTTAAAATTGGTTCTGGGAATACACCTAGTGATTTTGTGGCCACTGAGGCTGTTTGTCCACATCAAGGTGGCTCCTTGGTCTGGGAACAAAACAATGGAATCATTGAATGCCAGCTACATTTCGCACAATACACACAAAATGGTGCAATAGTTCAGGGGCCCCAAAATACTACAGGCAATACCAGGGAATTAAAGGTATATCCTATAACTATTAGTGGGGATACTATAACTGCAACTATAAGTTAA